From a single Sander vitreus isolate 19-12246 chromosome 4, sanVit1, whole genome shotgun sequence genomic region:
- the LOC144517461 gene encoding adenosine receptor A1-like, with amino-acid sequence MPSGLSSSKALYIGMEVVIAVSSVIGNVMVVWAVRINRSLRDTTFCFIVSLALADIAVGALVIPLAITISIGLQTHFYSCLLVACTVLVLTQSSILALLAIAIDRYLRVKIPMSYKRVVTPRRAGTAVLLCWLVSIIVGLTPMLGWNNLQFLRDNGSLVTDDLLVTCEFETVISMDYMVYFNFFGWVLPPLLLMLAIYVEIFYMIHKQLNKKVTASHTDPSRYFGKELKLAKSLALVLFLFAVSWLPLHILNCITLFCPACEKPMFLVYIAIILTHGNSAVNPIVYAFRIKKFRTAFRKIWKQYMLCQDPVGRLPQRGSQRGQSHERRLRQNDDDDDV; translated from the exons ATGCCTTCGGGTCTGTCTTCCTCCAAAGCCCTCTACATCGGGATGGAGGTGGTGATCGCCGTGTCGTCGGTCATCGGTAACGTGATGGTGGTCTGGGCTGTGCGTATTAACCGCTCTCTGAGAGATACAAcgttttgtttcatcgtctccCTGGCCTTGGCTGACATTGCGGTCGGTGCTCTTGTCATCCCCCTCGCCATAACCATCAGCATCGGACTCCAGACGCACTTCTACAGCTGCCTGCTGGTCGCCTGCACAGTGCTCGTCCTCACTCAAAGTTCAATCCTGGCGCTCCTGGCCATCGCCATCGACCGCTATCTGAGAGTGAAAATACCCATGAG CTACAAGCGGGTGGTGACTCCTCGGCGAGCTGGCACGGCAGTGTTATTGTGTTGGCTGGTGTCCATCATTGTGGGCCTCACGCCCATGTTGGGCTGGAATAACCTTCAGTTTCTCCGTGACAATGGTTCCCTGGTCACTGATGACCTCTTGGTTACCTGTGAGTTTGAGACAGTCATCAGCATGGACTACATGGTCTACTTCAACTTCTTTGGCTGGGTGCTACCCCCTCTGCTCCTCATGCTCGCCATCTATGTTGAAATTTTCTACATGATCCACAAGCAGCTCAACAAGAAG GTGACAGCTAGCCACACAGACCCCAGCCGTTACTTTGGCAAAGAGCTCAAGCTAGCCAAGTCGCTCGCCCTTGTTCTTTTCCTCTTTGCAGTCAGCTGGCTCCCTCTTCACATCCTGAACTGCATCACCCTCTTTTGCCCTGCCTGTGAAAAGCCGATGTTCCTTGTTTACATCGCCATCATCCTTACCCATGGCAACTCGGCCGTCAACCCCATTGTGTACGCTTTCCGTATTAAGAAATTCCGCACGGCATTCCGTAAAATCTGGAAACAGTACATGCTTTGTCAGGATCCAGTGGGTCGGCTTCCTCAAAGAGGGAGCCAGAGAGGACAAAGTCATGAGAGAAGGCTAAGgcagaatgatgatgatgatgatgtgtga